A window from Streptomyces subrutilus encodes these proteins:
- a CDS encoding NtaA/DmoA family FMN-dependent monooxygenase (This protein belongs to a clade of FMN-dependent monooxygenases, within a broader family of flavin-dependent oxidoreductases, the luciferase-like monooxygenase (LMM) family, some of whose members use coenzyme F420 rather than FMN.), whose amino-acid sequence MTRKFHLAFIFNFTPDDWQGPFGTGGSPWDGRFHTEVAQALERACFDYVIVEDKLMVPESYGGSSEAALKQAMVVPKHDPVPLAVAMGLATRHLGIVATLSTLAYPPFMTARLASTMDSMLGGRFGWNIVTSAEDLAARNFGLEELPPREVRYEMADEYVDVVKQLFASWDPDAVVLDRDRGVYADHTKVRPIHFKGKHFSVRGPLNTVPSPQHRPAFVQAGASPRGRVFAARNADSIIAIASGVESMRQFREDVRRHAVDFGRDPDELKVLFCVTPVLGETEQDARDKQARMVSSPEFIQDILAQTSALTEIDFARFDLDEPLPYRLETNGEQGSLDKLQQWGSGKTLRELVIDGAGGLVSSVDLVGTPDQVAERMGEVMEEVGGDGFMLTTPLLRLNRRYIAEVADGLVPALQRRGLTRTAYTPGRTLRENLAEF is encoded by the coding sequence GTGACGCGTAAGTTCCACCTCGCCTTCATCTTCAACTTCACCCCCGACGACTGGCAGGGGCCGTTCGGCACGGGCGGCTCCCCGTGGGACGGACGGTTCCACACCGAGGTCGCCCAGGCGCTGGAACGGGCCTGCTTCGACTACGTCATCGTCGAGGACAAGCTCATGGTGCCCGAGAGCTACGGCGGCTCCTCGGAGGCGGCGCTCAAGCAGGCGATGGTCGTGCCCAAGCACGACCCCGTGCCGCTGGCCGTCGCGATGGGCCTGGCCACCCGGCACCTGGGCATCGTCGCCACGCTGTCCACCCTCGCCTACCCGCCGTTCATGACCGCCCGCCTGGCCTCGACCATGGACAGCATGCTGGGCGGCCGGTTCGGCTGGAACATCGTCACCAGCGCCGAGGACCTGGCCGCGCGGAACTTCGGTCTGGAGGAGCTGCCGCCCCGCGAGGTCCGCTACGAGATGGCGGACGAGTACGTCGACGTGGTCAAGCAGCTGTTCGCCTCCTGGGACCCGGACGCCGTCGTCCTGGACCGCGACCGGGGGGTGTACGCCGACCACACGAAGGTCCGTCCGATCCACTTCAAGGGCAAGCACTTCAGCGTCCGCGGCCCGCTGAACACGGTGCCCTCGCCCCAGCACAGGCCGGCGTTCGTCCAGGCCGGCGCGTCCCCGCGCGGACGCGTCTTCGCGGCCCGCAACGCCGACTCGATCATCGCCATCGCCAGCGGCGTGGAGAGCATGCGGCAGTTCAGGGAGGACGTCCGGCGCCACGCCGTCGACTTCGGCCGGGACCCGGACGAGCTCAAGGTGCTGTTCTGCGTCACCCCGGTCCTCGGCGAGACGGAGCAGGACGCCCGCGACAAGCAGGCCCGCATGGTGTCCTCCCCCGAGTTCATCCAGGACATCCTCGCCCAGACCTCCGCGCTCACCGAGATCGACTTCGCCCGGTTCGACCTCGACGAGCCCCTCCCGTACCGGCTGGAGACGAACGGGGAACAGGGCTCGCTCGACAAGCTCCAGCAGTGGGGGAGCGGGAAGACCCTGCGCGAACTGGTCATCGACGGCGCCGGCGGCCTGGTGTCCTCGGTCGACCTCGTCGGCACGCCGGACCAGGTCGCCGAGCGCATGGGGGAGGTGATGGAGGAGGTGGGGGGCGACGGGTTCATGCTCACCACACCGCTGCTGCGGCTGAACCGCCGCTACATCGCCGAGGTCGCCGACGGCCTCGTCCCCGCCCTCCAGCGCCGCGGCCTGACCCGTACGGCCTACACGCCCGGCCGGACCCTGCGCGAGAACCTCGCGGAGTTCTGA
- a CDS encoding malonic semialdehyde reductase — protein sequence MHPPDPVLRLDEAAQDLLFRQARSADAFTDEPVSDATVEAVHDLVKYGPTAFNQQPLRVVLVRSPESRRRLVGHLARGNREKTARAPLTAVLAVDRDFHTELPRLFPAHPQAADRYYAQRPVREASAVLNGALQAAYFIIGVRAAGLAAGPMSGFDADGVTKEFFTPGRHEVLIVVNIGRPAAHPPRPRGPRLGYGQVFTTV from the coding sequence ATGCACCCACCCGATCCCGTCCTGCGCCTGGACGAAGCGGCCCAGGACCTGCTCTTCCGGCAGGCCCGCTCGGCCGACGCGTTCACCGACGAACCGGTCTCCGACGCCACCGTCGAAGCCGTGCACGACCTGGTGAAGTACGGTCCCACCGCCTTCAACCAGCAGCCGCTGCGCGTGGTCCTCGTCCGCTCGCCCGAGAGCAGGCGGCGGCTGGTCGGCCACCTGGCCCGGGGCAACCGCGAGAAGACGGCGCGGGCACCGCTGACCGCCGTCCTCGCCGTCGACCGCGACTTCCACACCGAGCTGCCGAGGCTGTTCCCGGCCCATCCGCAGGCGGCGGACCGCTATTACGCGCAGCGGCCGGTCCGGGAGGCCTCGGCCGTGCTCAACGGGGCGCTGCAGGCCGCCTACTTCATCATCGGGGTCCGGGCGGCCGGGCTGGCGGCCGGACCGATGTCGGGCTTCGACGCCGACGGCGTCACCAAGGAGTTCTTCACCCCCGGCCGGCACGAGGTGCTGATCGTGGTGAACATCGGCCGACCCGCAGCGCACCCCCCGCGCCCCCGCGGCCCCCGTCTGGGCTACGGACAGGTGTTCACCACGGTCTGA
- a CDS encoding winged helix-turn-helix transcriptional regulator, with product MRESIEKSPEYCAIETAMEVLGGRWKLAILKELLSGTQRFSELKRALPRVTQRMLTRQLRELEADALITRTVYREVPPRVEYSLTDAGRSLDAIADQLDTWGRWYRATHRGTVPEPDRGGGSEGAERDPVGAGDPRR from the coding sequence GTGCGGGAGAGCATCGAGAAGTCACCGGAGTACTGCGCGATCGAGACGGCGATGGAGGTGCTGGGGGGCCGCTGGAAGCTGGCCATCCTGAAGGAGCTGCTCTCCGGGACGCAGCGGTTCAGCGAGCTGAAGCGGGCGCTGCCGCGCGTCACCCAGCGCATGCTGACGCGCCAGCTGCGGGAGCTGGAGGCGGACGCGCTGATCACCCGGACCGTCTACCGGGAGGTGCCGCCGCGCGTGGAGTACAGCCTGACCGACGCGGGCCGGAGCCTGGACGCCATCGCGGACCAGCTGGACACGTGGGGCCGTTGGTACCGCGCCACGCACCGGGGCACGGTCCCGGAGCCGGACCGCGGCGGCGGGAGCGAGGGGGCGGAGCGCGACCCGGTGGGCGCCGGGGACCCGCGCCGCTGA
- a CDS encoding creatininase family protein: protein MSRPGAAGRAFADLASPQVPDALAAARTVVWPIGATEQHGPHLPLSVDSVLAEEFARQIAAELDGITLPVQSIAARSLPQSGGGLSFPGTLYVNGDTLVRFLREALTSLLRLPFLRLIVVNGHYENEPFIFEALDQVRQEGLAEDKEVFAFSWWSLVQESWLTAEFPAFPGWHAEHAGLTETSLMLHLRPDLVGDQRPDHDHPPRSGVYLHPIDVQRTTNQGILSPTSGSSAALGEKLFRHVTAEAVGMVREGNGLLFARSRQDRRATGSESGGKTRDA from the coding sequence ATGAGCCGCCCCGGCGCAGCCGGACGCGCCTTCGCCGACCTCGCCAGCCCCCAGGTGCCCGATGCCCTCGCCGCGGCCCGCACCGTGGTCTGGCCGATCGGCGCGACGGAGCAGCACGGACCGCACCTGCCGCTGTCCGTGGACTCCGTGCTCGCCGAGGAGTTCGCCCGCCAGATCGCCGCGGAACTGGACGGCATCACCCTCCCCGTCCAGTCGATCGCGGCCCGGTCGCTGCCGCAGAGCGGCGGCGGACTGTCCTTCCCCGGAACCCTGTACGTCAACGGCGACACCCTCGTCAGGTTCCTCCGCGAAGCGCTCACCTCCCTGCTCCGCCTGCCGTTCCTGCGGCTGATCGTGGTCAACGGACACTACGAGAACGAGCCGTTCATCTTCGAGGCGCTCGACCAGGTCCGGCAGGAGGGGCTGGCCGAGGACAAGGAGGTCTTCGCCTTCAGCTGGTGGAGCCTGGTCCAGGAGTCCTGGCTGACCGCGGAGTTCCCGGCCTTCCCGGGCTGGCACGCCGAGCACGCGGGGCTCACGGAGACCAGCCTGATGCTGCACCTGCGCCCCGACCTGGTGGGCGACCAACGGCCCGACCACGACCACCCGCCGCGCAGCGGCGTGTACCTGCACCCCATCGACGTACAGCGCACGACCAACCAGGGCATCCTCTCCCCGACCTCGGGGTCGAGCGCCGCGCTGGGAGAAAAGCTCTTCCGCCACGTGACCGCGGAAGCGGTCGGGATGGTGCGGGAAGGGAACGGGCTGCTCTTCGCGCGCAGCAGGCAGGACCGGCGCGCGACGGGCAGCGAGAGCGGAGGTAAGACACGTGACGCGTAA